From Microlunatus capsulatus, a single genomic window includes:
- a CDS encoding O-antigen ligase family protein: MTAVVALGGGLVLVALLVLALVRPEVALLALVGLDVSNLNQVVADQVGVSPYRPLLLLALVALFVLLRRRRLVLRWSPVTLGLLVLFAGFCASLFGAADPAASQELLVSRARDLLYYLVVLGLVVSLRRVVTLAQVVVLVLAGLAGLTVVHEYLLGNSGDLFGLSRVPLVQEGGASTPRHAGTSSDVNFWARLLILVTPLALSLWAGAGRWRPRVVWAGCVLALLLGVYLTQSRGGFIALFVGLVTWLLLAGGRYRRSVLLLPVLLVVLVPLSGIGSRLLTLTAVTSSSTATADPSVVTRQRLQIDAWHMFLDRPLTGHGIGSYGTLFPRYDRLADYYTPVDIVVAAHNFYLEQAADGGVVLLLAWLVFAGTVLFAALRSRAVALRAGRTAEALLAVGVVAGVIGWAVASVFLHLSDFRAVLVVAALAAALDLRAAEQPAAAVAAPVAPVPHRRLAVAGWAALAVAAAVGCVTAASASSTVWTSTSALAVVTARSGDPSTSYQLDVVTRGQIVPTLTAVVQRSSSLDDLAAAGAPADVLTVDADQSRLGGAVVVRVSAASAEAADGAAAAAVRLATQRVSALQEDYVLRGEPAPAEARTPVARWLAAPLGLLAVAAAALAVRTGRRRDDRPEPVTGTLVPQGRRSS; this comes from the coding sequence GTGACGGCGGTCGTCGCCCTCGGCGGCGGGCTGGTGCTGGTCGCGCTGCTGGTCCTGGCCCTCGTCCGGCCCGAGGTGGCGCTGCTGGCGCTGGTGGGGCTGGACGTCTCCAACCTCAACCAGGTGGTCGCCGACCAGGTGGGCGTCAGCCCGTACCGCCCGCTGCTCCTGCTGGCCCTGGTCGCGCTGTTCGTCCTGCTGCGGCGACGACGGCTGGTGCTGCGCTGGTCGCCCGTCACCCTGGGCCTGCTGGTGCTCTTCGCCGGGTTCTGCGCGAGCCTCTTCGGCGCGGCCGACCCGGCGGCCAGCCAGGAGCTGCTCGTCAGCCGCGCGCGGGACCTCCTCTACTACCTCGTGGTGCTCGGCCTGGTCGTGTCGCTGCGCCGGGTCGTGACGCTGGCCCAGGTCGTGGTGCTCGTCCTCGCCGGCCTGGCGGGTCTGACGGTCGTCCACGAGTACCTGCTGGGCAACAGCGGCGACCTGTTCGGGCTCAGCCGGGTGCCGCTGGTGCAGGAGGGCGGCGCCTCCACCCCGCGGCACGCGGGCACCTCCTCCGACGTCAACTTCTGGGCCCGGCTGCTCATCCTCGTCACCCCGCTGGCGCTCTCGCTGTGGGCCGGCGCCGGGCGCTGGCGTCCCCGGGTGGTGTGGGCCGGCTGCGTGCTCGCGCTCCTCCTCGGGGTCTACCTGACCCAGTCCCGCGGCGGCTTCATCGCGCTCTTCGTGGGCCTGGTGACCTGGCTGCTGCTGGCGGGCGGGCGCTACCGCCGCTCGGTCCTGCTGCTGCCGGTGCTGCTCGTGGTGCTGGTCCCCCTGTCGGGCATCGGCAGCCGGCTGCTGACCCTGACCGCGGTGACCTCCAGCTCGACGGCGACGGCCGACCCCTCGGTGGTCACCCGGCAGCGGCTGCAGATCGACGCCTGGCACATGTTCCTCGACCGGCCGCTCACCGGGCACGGCATCGGCAGCTACGGCACCCTCTTCCCGCGCTACGACCGGCTGGCCGACTACTACACCCCCGTCGACATCGTCGTCGCGGCGCACAACTTCTACCTGGAGCAGGCCGCCGACGGCGGGGTCGTGCTGCTGCTGGCCTGGCTGGTCTTCGCCGGGACGGTGCTGTTCGCGGCGCTGCGCAGCCGCGCCGTCGCCCTGCGGGCCGGCCGGACCGCGGAAGCCCTCCTCGCCGTCGGCGTGGTGGCCGGCGTCATCGGCTGGGCGGTGGCGAGCGTCTTCCTCCACCTGTCCGACTTCCGCGCCGTCCTGGTCGTGGCCGCGCTGGCCGCCGCGCTCGACCTGCGGGCGGCGGAGCAGCCGGCCGCCGCCGTGGCCGCGCCGGTGGCCCCGGTCCCGCACCGCCGGCTCGCGGTCGCCGGCTGGGCGGCCCTCGCCGTGGCGGCCGCCGTGGGCTGCGTCACCGCCGCCTCCGCCAGCAGCACCGTGTGGACCAGCACGAGCGCCCTCGCCGTGGTGACGGCCCGGAGCGGGGACCCCAGCACCTCCTACCAGCTGGACGTGGTGACCCGGGGGCAGATCGTGCCCACCCTCACCGCCGTCGTGCAGCGCTCCTCGAGCCTGGACGACCTCGCTGCCGCCGGCGCACCGGCGGACGTGCTGACCGTGGACGCCGACCAGTCGCGGCTGGGCGGGGCCGTCGTCGTGCGGGTCAGCGCCGCCTCCGCGGAGGCTGCTGACGGTGCTGCCGCCGCGGCGGTCCGGCTCGCGACCCAGCGCGTCAGCGCCCTGCAGGAGGACTACGTGCTCCGCGGGGAGCCCGCCCCGGCCGAGGCCCGCACCCCGGTGGCCCGGTGGCTGGCCGCGCCGCTGGGGCTGCTGGCGGTGGCGGCCGCCGCGCTGGCGGTGCGGACCGGCCGCCGCCGCGACGACCGGCCCGAGCCGGTCACCGGTACGCTCGTCCCCCAGGGGCGTCGGAGCTCCTGA
- a CDS encoding ABC transporter substrate-binding protein, whose amino-acid sequence MALNRRQILTSGLGLGAAAGLSSCAGLTGKSSSDAPSTSSSGSGGDLQAELTFVNWSGDTEKKAFDAVIKAFEAANPGITVKTETVPYASVQTNLDSRFQAGNPPDLFRVSYIDIGQYTSQDVLLDVSGTFDQAKIDAFVPGLWQGVVYDGKPYGVPHQIDTTAILYRKDSFEAAGITNIPTGLDDAWSWEEFADANRKLEGIVKGKQSPFIYDWQSAGAYRWLSWLFQAGGNALGEDLRTPAIDSDAGRKAVEFTQSFFTNEWVPRNSSVKSATYPDSVFIAGTVAMAFAGDFLIPGIEDGVKGKFEYGAMPMPRDVNAASDLGGNAIVAAKDGKNTEAAARFLEFIVTEEQQRTFCEATGQLPTLNALTTAELDFAVQPELMKTFVEQATTITPEQVRQVTVPQFAQINTALQAELEKAFLGGASPADTTAALAAAIEKAAP is encoded by the coding sequence ATGGCGTTGAACCGTCGGCAGATCTTGACGAGCGGCCTCGGCCTCGGCGCGGCGGCGGGGCTCAGCTCCTGCGCCGGGCTGACCGGGAAGTCGTCCAGCGACGCCCCCAGCACCTCCAGCTCGGGCTCGGGAGGCGACCTCCAGGCCGAGCTGACCTTCGTCAACTGGTCGGGCGACACCGAGAAGAAGGCCTTCGACGCCGTCATCAAGGCGTTCGAGGCGGCCAACCCCGGCATCACCGTCAAGACCGAGACGGTCCCCTACGCGAGCGTCCAGACCAACCTGGACTCCCGCTTCCAGGCGGGCAACCCGCCGGACCTCTTCCGCGTCTCCTACATCGACATCGGCCAGTACACGAGCCAGGACGTGCTGCTCGACGTCTCCGGCACCTTCGACCAGGCCAAGATCGACGCCTTCGTGCCCGGCCTGTGGCAGGGCGTCGTCTACGACGGCAAGCCCTACGGCGTCCCGCACCAGATCGACACGACCGCGATCCTCTACCGCAAGGACTCCTTCGAGGCCGCCGGCATCACCAACATCCCGACCGGCCTGGACGACGCCTGGAGCTGGGAGGAGTTCGCCGACGCGAACCGCAAGCTCGAGGGCATCGTCAAGGGCAAGCAGAGCCCGTTCATCTACGACTGGCAGAGCGCCGGCGCCTACCGCTGGCTGTCCTGGCTCTTCCAGGCCGGCGGCAACGCCCTCGGCGAGGACCTGCGCACCCCGGCCATCGACTCCGACGCGGGCCGCAAGGCCGTCGAGTTCACCCAGAGCTTCTTCACCAACGAGTGGGTGCCGCGCAACAGCTCGGTGAAGTCGGCGACCTACCCCGACTCGGTGTTCATCGCCGGCACCGTGGCGATGGCCTTCGCCGGCGACTTCCTCATCCCGGGCATCGAGGACGGCGTCAAGGGCAAGTTCGAGTACGGCGCCATGCCGATGCCGCGCGACGTCAACGCGGCCAGCGACCTGGGCGGCAACGCGATCGTCGCGGCCAAGGACGGCAAGAACACCGAGGCGGCCGCCCGCTTCCTGGAGTTCATCGTCACCGAGGAGCAGCAGCGCACCTTCTGCGAGGCGACGGGCCAGCTGCCGACGCTCAACGCGCTGACGACGGCCGAGCTCGACTTCGCCGTCCAGCCCGAGCTGATGAAGACCTTCGTCGAGCAGGCCACCACCATCACCCCGGAGCAGGTCCGTCAGGTGACGGTGCCCCAGTTCGCCCAGATCAACACCGCCCTGCAGGCCGAGCTGGAGAAGGCGTTCCTCGGCGGCGCCTCCCCCGCCGACACCACGGCGGCTCTCGCGGCCGCCATCGAGAAGGCCGCCCCGTGA
- a CDS encoding AAA family ATPase, with translation MGRPGLIVVSGPAGSGKTTLAHQLGGALGCPVLSRDAIKEGMVLSTPGFVPATSDPLTLRTYALFFATITAFLRSEVTVVAEAAFQHRLWVQGLPPLDGLAALSVVRCVVPDAVARQRQEHRLATQATRAAHADAQHLADAAPFDPLHLDVPTLDVDTSDGWRPGLAEIAAFCRSGLPRG, from the coding sequence GTGGGACGACCAGGGCTGATCGTGGTCAGCGGACCCGCGGGGTCGGGCAAGACGACGCTCGCGCACCAGCTGGGCGGCGCGCTCGGCTGCCCCGTGCTGAGCCGGGACGCCATCAAGGAGGGCATGGTGCTCTCCACGCCGGGCTTCGTGCCCGCCACCAGCGACCCGCTCACGCTGCGCACCTACGCGCTGTTCTTCGCGACGATCACGGCGTTCCTCCGGTCGGAGGTCACCGTCGTGGCGGAGGCGGCGTTCCAGCACCGCCTCTGGGTGCAGGGGCTGCCGCCCTTGGACGGGCTGGCCGCGCTGAGCGTGGTCCGCTGCGTCGTCCCCGACGCCGTGGCCCGGCAGCGCCAGGAGCACCGGCTGGCGACCCAGGCCACGCGGGCGGCGCACGCCGACGCCCAGCACCTGGCGGACGCCGCGCCCTTCGACCCCCTCCACCTCGACGTTCCCACCCTCGACGTCGACACCTCCGACGGGTGGCGGCCGGGGCTGGCCGAGATCGCCGCCTTCTGCCGGAGCGGGCTGCCGCGGGGCTAG
- a CDS encoding GNAT family N-acetyltransferase, whose amino-acid sequence MDSRRIRDASPDDAAACAAVYAPYVLGSTATFELEPPSTAEMADRIAAAQERHAWLVLEDDGVLVGYAYGGPFKARPAYRWTCEVSVYLAQDRRSAGSGRVLYTALLDRLAARGYRTAAAGMTQPNEPSAALHRALGFTEVGTFRRVGWKLGGWHDVTWVQRDLAVGDDPPAEPR is encoded by the coding sequence GTGGACAGCAGGAGGATCCGGGACGCGAGCCCCGACGACGCCGCCGCCTGCGCGGCCGTCTACGCCCCGTACGTGCTGGGCTCGACGGCCACCTTCGAGCTGGAGCCGCCGTCGACGGCCGAGATGGCCGACCGGATCGCCGCCGCGCAGGAGCGGCACGCCTGGCTCGTCCTCGAGGACGACGGGGTGCTCGTCGGGTACGCCTACGGCGGACCGTTCAAGGCCCGGCCCGCCTACCGGTGGACCTGCGAGGTGAGCGTCTACCTGGCCCAGGACCGGCGCAGCGCCGGTAGCGGCCGGGTCCTCTACACCGCCCTGCTCGACCGACTGGCCGCCCGCGGGTACCGGACGGCCGCGGCCGGGATGACCCAGCCCAACGAGCCCAGCGCCGCGCTGCACCGCGCGCTGGGGTTCACCGAGGTCGGCACCTTCCGCCGGGTCGGCTGGAAGCTCGGCGGCTGGCACGACGTCACCTGGGTGCAGCGCGACCTCGCCGTCGGGGACGACCCGCCCGCCGAGCCGCGCTGA
- the arr gene encoding NAD(+)--rifampin ADP-ribosyltransferase: MVEDAAAPAAPAGSPAVSGPFYHGTVAALQVGDELRAGYGSNYQQGRVSNNIYFSALLETAAWGAELAAALAGTGDRGRIYVVEPSGPFEDDPNVTDKRFPGNPTHSYRSRAPLRVVGEVEDWEGHDPATLQAMLDALARLRAEGRDVIED, encoded by the coding sequence GTGGTCGAGGACGCAGCAGCACCGGCAGCCCCCGCGGGCTCCCCGGCGGTGAGCGGGCCGTTCTACCACGGCACGGTGGCGGCTCTGCAGGTCGGCGACGAGCTGCGGGCGGGGTACGGCTCGAACTACCAGCAGGGCCGGGTGTCGAACAACATCTACTTCAGCGCGCTCCTCGAGACCGCCGCGTGGGGAGCCGAGCTGGCGGCCGCACTGGCCGGGACGGGTGACCGGGGACGGATCTACGTCGTCGAGCCCTCGGGCCCGTTCGAGGACGACCCGAACGTCACCGACAAGCGATTCCCGGGCAACCCGACGCACTCCTACCGCTCCCGCGCTCCTCTGCGGGTCGTCGGCGAGGTCGAGGACTGGGAGGGGCACGACCCCGCCACCCTGCAGGCGATGCTCGACGCGCTGGCCCGGCTGCGGGCGGAGGGGCGCGACGTCATCGAGGACTAG
- a CDS encoding PRC-barrel domain-containing protein, with the protein MFDVDDIRDWRGQSVVDQEGSKIGNLEAVYFDTSTDEAVFATVKVGLVGGGRLIFVPLIGARVAPKHIRVMTDKKVAKDAPSIETDGELDSAAEPGIYAHYGLPYERGAGGERRLGRR; encoded by the coding sequence ATGTTCGACGTGGACGACATCCGTGACTGGCGGGGCCAGAGCGTGGTGGACCAGGAGGGCTCGAAGATCGGCAACCTGGAGGCCGTCTACTTCGACACCTCCACCGACGAGGCCGTCTTCGCCACCGTCAAGGTGGGGCTCGTCGGCGGCGGCCGCCTGATCTTCGTGCCGCTGATCGGTGCGCGCGTGGCGCCCAAGCACATCCGCGTGATGACGGACAAGAAGGTCGCGAAGGACGCCCCGTCGATCGAGACCGACGGCGAGCTGGACTCAGCGGCCGAGCCGGGCATCTACGCCCACTACGGCCTGCCCTACGAGCGGGGCGCCGGCGGCGAGCGCCGCCTCGGCCGCCGCTGA
- a CDS encoding FG-GAP and VCBS repeat-containing protein — MAKRHLVLIVTMTLTSVLVPLPGAHAAPPGCQTEVPVSGDLDGDGLADLVVGLPGWDGTGAVDLRLTSAPSRLLLPADLGLQPDAGDAFGAAVALGDLDADGCDELVVGAPGTLDGAGRVHVVPGSPSGVRASGRVTLDADASPADRFGASLAVAERPGPTELTAGADLWVGSPDDSPSAVRRTGSVAHFAVPAGGTRPVLVEKLSQASPGVPGAGEVDDRFGSVLAATRYGVLVGVPGEDVGARRDAGAVTVLRLGGLGAGVDRAVGWTQDSPGVAGTAEAGDRFGAALAARPGHVVVGVPGEDVGTRQDAGMVQVFDASDRGALVPRRGLTQDAAGIPGTAEAGDQLGAAVLVGANVGCGEGVIQAVVGAPGEDIRVGGRTRADAGTILVVPLTAQRECQARYDDQAGRLEGSVEAGDRLGAVLGLGRVRDDHDDETGDRAYVAVPGEDRGAVVDAGLVVATASGTGAGAYDLQVAGRRQPSVGFSGGATTRQRYGTVLATPTG; from the coding sequence ATGGCGAAGCGGCACCTGGTCCTGATCGTGACGATGACCCTCACCTCGGTGCTGGTCCCGCTCCCGGGAGCTCACGCCGCGCCGCCGGGGTGCCAGACCGAGGTTCCCGTCTCCGGCGACCTGGACGGCGACGGCCTGGCCGACCTGGTGGTCGGGCTCCCCGGGTGGGACGGCACCGGCGCGGTCGACCTCAGGCTGACGTCGGCGCCGAGCCGCCTGCTGCTCCCCGCCGACCTCGGGCTGCAGCCCGACGCCGGGGACGCCTTCGGCGCGGCCGTCGCGCTGGGCGACCTCGACGCCGACGGCTGCGACGAGCTCGTCGTCGGCGCCCCGGGCACGCTCGACGGCGCCGGTCGGGTCCACGTCGTCCCCGGCTCCCCCAGCGGCGTCCGGGCCTCCGGCCGGGTCACCCTCGACGCCGACGCCTCGCCGGCGGACCGGTTCGGTGCCTCGCTCGCGGTGGCCGAGCGGCCGGGCCCCACCGAGCTGACCGCGGGCGCCGACCTGTGGGTGGGCTCCCCCGACGACAGCCCCTCGGCCGTCCGCCGCACCGGCTCGGTGGCGCACTTCGCCGTCCCCGCCGGCGGGACCCGCCCGGTGCTGGTCGAGAAGCTGAGCCAGGCGAGCCCGGGCGTGCCCGGGGCCGGCGAGGTCGACGACCGGTTCGGGTCCGTGCTCGCGGCCACCCGCTACGGCGTCCTGGTCGGGGTGCCCGGCGAGGACGTCGGCGCTCGCCGCGACGCGGGTGCGGTCACGGTCCTGCGGCTCGGCGGGCTCGGGGCCGGCGTCGACCGGGCCGTCGGCTGGACGCAGGACAGCCCCGGGGTGGCGGGCACCGCGGAGGCCGGGGACCGTTTCGGCGCCGCGCTCGCAGCGCGTCCCGGGCACGTCGTCGTCGGGGTCCCGGGCGAGGACGTCGGCACCCGGCAGGACGCGGGCATGGTGCAGGTGTTCGACGCCTCCGACCGCGGTGCGCTCGTCCCCCGCCGGGGCCTGACGCAGGACGCCGCGGGCATCCCCGGCACCGCCGAAGCCGGCGACCAGCTCGGTGCCGCCGTCCTCGTCGGCGCCAACGTGGGCTGCGGGGAGGGCGTCATCCAGGCGGTGGTGGGCGCGCCGGGCGAGGACATCCGCGTCGGGGGCCGGACACGGGCCGACGCCGGGACCATCCTGGTCGTGCCGCTCACCGCGCAGCGGGAGTGCCAGGCGCGCTACGACGACCAGGCCGGCCGGCTCGAGGGCTCGGTCGAGGCCGGCGACCGGTTGGGCGCCGTCCTGGGCCTGGGCCGGGTCCGCGACGACCACGACGACGAGACCGGCGACCGCGCCTACGTCGCCGTGCCCGGGGAGGACCGCGGAGCCGTCGTCGACGCCGGCCTGGTGGTCGCCACGGCCAGCGGGACGGGGGCCGGGGCCTACGACCTGCAGGTGGCGGGGCGGCGTCAGCCGTCCGTCGGGTTCAGCGGAGGGGCTACCACCCGGCAGCGCTACGGGACCGTGCTCGCCACCCCCACCGGCTGA
- a CDS encoding group II truncated hemoglobin yields MSTSIYERAGGMPAFLALARAHHARCLADPELNHPFSHDGLDPQHVERLGAYWAEVLGGPPTFSEDLGDHAAVLRMHSGNGDVSDLGRRFVRCFVEAADDAGLPEDPALRATLRAYMEWAVADVLEHERPEDVPAHLPMPRWGWDGPATRT; encoded by the coding sequence ATGAGCACGTCCATCTACGAGCGCGCCGGCGGCATGCCGGCCTTCCTGGCCCTGGCGAGGGCGCACCACGCGCGCTGCCTGGCCGACCCGGAGCTCAACCACCCCTTCAGCCACGACGGACTGGACCCGCAGCACGTCGAGCGGCTGGGCGCCTACTGGGCCGAGGTGCTCGGCGGACCGCCCACCTTCTCGGAGGACCTCGGCGACCACGCCGCCGTGCTGCGGATGCACTCCGGCAACGGCGACGTCAGCGACCTCGGCCGGCGCTTCGTCCGCTGCTTCGTCGAGGCCGCGGACGACGCCGGGCTGCCCGAGGACCCCGCGCTGCGGGCGACCCTGCGCGCCTACATGGAGTGGGCGGTCGCCGACGTCCTCGAGCACGAGCGGCCCGAGGACGTCCCGGCCCACCTGCCCATGCCCCGCTGGGGCTGGGACGGGCCCGCGACGCGGACCTGA